The following are encoded together in the Hypnocyclicus thermotrophus genome:
- a CDS encoding O-antigen polymerase, producing MILTLILGVVYFYLGLFAPLFSFVFPFFMINQKKKFKNSYIKFNIYTYILILLLSFTAKEDKIIVVIFVVNYVIIQIVYFFINKINNFEKIFLSSVLSSFNFLIFYLIQKDFFDKNLKLLQEVYINYFKLNQQEVINYFKFFKSNSLYIIFIYMFLNVLILYFLINKKYFSNIKFKYYYLIFFIISIIYLKYIGYNYILNNLLQIIQFTYMIYGVYKAYSILKIKNRFMSLSIVIMIFLISPFIYFLFGAFESFDLNIFNKKKV from the coding sequence ATGATACTTACATTAATACTAGGAGTTGTATATTTCTATTTGGGACTTTTTGCTCCTTTATTTTCTTTTGTATTTCCATTTTTTATGATTAATCAAAAGAAAAAATTTAAAAATAGTTATATAAAATTTAATATATATACATATATATTAATATTGCTATTATCATTTACTGCAAAAGAAGATAAAATAATTGTAGTGATTTTTGTAGTAAATTATGTTATAATACAGATTGTATATTTCTTTATTAATAAAATAAACAATTTTGAAAAAATATTTTTGTCATCAGTATTAAGTAGTTTTAATTTTTTAATTTTTTATTTGATTCAAAAAGATTTTTTTGATAAAAATTTAAAATTATTACAAGAAGTATATATAAATTATTTTAAATTAAATCAACAAGAAGTTATAAATTATTTTAAATTTTTTAAAAGTAATTCGTTATATATAATATTTATATATATGTTTTTAAATGTATTAATACTATATTTTTTAATTAACAAAAAATATTTTTCTAATATAAAATTTAAATATTATTATTTAATATTTTTTATAATAAGTATTATTTATTTAAAATATATAGGCTATAATTATATTTTAAATAATTTATTACAGATAATTCAATTTACATATATGATATATGGGGTATATAAAGCTTATAGTATATTAAAAATTAAAAATAGATTTATGTCGTTAAGTATTGTTATAATGATATTTTTGATTTCTCCATTTATATATTTTTTATTTGGAGCATTTGAAAGTTTTGATTTAAATATTTTTAATAAAAAGAAAGTTTAG
- a CDS encoding M28 family peptidase, giving the protein MKKIIINEDELLTHCEALIKKSNGDSYQILKAQYVQQLLYAYGLKDIIIDEKGNVIGKIIGKKKDDIIVINSNLDNGIVDEEPLFTFKKIVGKGVIEASVPHFILASLARRLKLEKLENTVYFIATTDSKKGNIGLNYFLQKYKPQIKAFINLEGLSLGEINTKCVNIKRGEIHIKGKGGHVWKDIGVGNPINAIYKIIGEINKLTSEDIIFNLSHIESKSSFDMLADTGLVKYEIRGFNIDILDETEKNFIKALKEISKDERVEIELKNKLEFKINEPNIEKKIGNIVTNTAKFLDIPSYSTSSHIEIIPVLQNGIDAVSIGVIKGDKLGRDDEFGIINSINKSMELLYLSILEIDKII; this is encoded by the coding sequence ATGAAAAAAATTATAATTAATGAAGATGAATTACTTACGCATTGTGAAGCTTTGATAAAAAAATCGAATGGTGATTCATATCAAATATTAAAGGCACAATATGTACAGCAACTGTTATATGCATATGGGCTAAAAGATATAATTATTGATGAAAAAGGAAATGTAATAGGTAAAATAATAGGTAAGAAAAAAGATGATATTATAGTAATAAATAGTAATTTAGATAATGGAATAGTAGACGAAGAACCTCTTTTTACTTTTAAAAAAATTGTAGGAAAAGGAGTAATAGAGGCTTCTGTACCTCATTTTATTTTAGCAAGTCTTGCAAGAAGATTAAAACTAGAGAAATTGGAAAATACAGTATATTTTATAGCGACAACTGACTCTAAAAAAGGAAATATTGGATTAAATTATTTTCTTCAAAAATATAAACCTCAAATAAAAGCATTTATAAATCTTGAAGGTTTATCTTTAGGAGAAATAAATACAAAGTGTGTAAATATAAAAAGAGGCGAAATTCATATAAAGGGAAAAGGTGGACATGTCTGGAAAGATATAGGAGTAGGAAATCCTATAAATGCAATATATAAAATAATAGGAGAAATTAATAAATTAACTTCAGAAGATATAATCTTTAATTTGTCACATATTGAATCTAAAAGTAGTTTTGATATGTTAGCTGATACAGGATTAGTGAAATATGAAATAAGAGGATTTAATATTGATATATTAGATGAAACAGAAAAAAATTTTATAAAAGCATTAAAAGAAATTTCTAAAGATGAAAGAGTAGAAATAGAATTAAAAAATAAATTAGAATTTAAAATAAACGAACCTAATATAGAGAAAAAAATAGGAAATATTGTTACCAATACAGCTAAATTTTTAGATATACCTAGCTATAGTACATCATCACATATTGAGATTATACCGGTTCTACAAAATGGTATAGATGCTGTATCTATTGGAGTTATAAAAGGGGATAAATTAGGTAGAGATGATGAATTTGGAATAATAAATTCGATTAATAAAAGTATGGAACTTTTATATTTATCAATATTAGAAATCGACAAAATTATTTAG
- a CDS encoding YgaP family membrane protein gives MKKNEGKLDRIIRIVIGVIFLLISFISSGILFWISLILGIISLVTGILGWCGLYQLFGINTCKIDDQE, from the coding sequence ATGAAAAAAAACGAAGGTAAATTAGATAGAATAATAAGAATAGTAATAGGAGTAATTTTTTTATTAATATCATTTATATCTAGTGGAATTTTATTTTGGATATCTTTAATTTTAGGAATAATATCATTAGTTACAGGAATTTTAGGATGGTGTGGATTATATCAATTGTTTGGTATAAATACTTGTAAAATAGATGATCAGGAGTAA
- a CDS encoding sensor domain-containing diguanylate cyclase, which yields MVENDIQEKYKKLEEELQELKNKYSERSFKIMALNQLTQTIALEKDLNTLKYVICDMFFEVNLVQKAFAFSITDKKLEILNKKGINIENNNVKLNYNEKFLEELVKQRVISINIAKQRGFLSEITESFYKGYIISFKLIKGEEIEYFIIIIGEKSLGDYTDVDTEFLTTVSGQISIILENSSYTYQMEEKNKELSKTNFNLTVLNYASTLLNNTLDLNELINYVIDIFFEIYKAKKFIIFNFDEDKSEFKLHSSNGYVFLNDNKTFYINENLKYRILSSANIKNYKELKNSEIIEGLEKIIELNENTYLIPFVNKQLIVGAAIIESEEKIDTDFYNTLKLQITTALNNSKLYHSAITDGLTNLYNHIFFERQLKLEMYKHVKTSLLLIDVDNFKRFNDTYGHVAGDKALKTLAQTIKAYIRKQDIAARYGGEEFVVLFPDTELEEAYEIAEIIRKGVEDVIIEYEGAKLKITISMGVGEYNKSMNIDMYKFVSNVDSALYKSKRNGKNMVTKYIKDIE from the coding sequence ATGGTGGAAAATGATATTCAGGAAAAATATAAAAAACTAGAAGAAGAATTGCAAGAACTAAAAAACAAATATTCTGAGAGAAGTTTTAAGATAATGGCATTAAATCAACTTACTCAAACTATAGCTTTAGAAAAAGATTTAAATACATTAAAATATGTGATTTGTGATATGTTTTTTGAAGTGAATTTGGTTCAAAAAGCTTTTGCATTTAGTATAACAGATAAAAAACTAGAAATATTAAATAAAAAAGGGATAAACATAGAAAATAATAATGTTAAATTAAATTATAATGAAAAATTTTTAGAAGAACTAGTAAAACAAAGAGTAATATCAATAAATATAGCAAAACAAAGAGGATTTTTATCAGAGATAACAGAAAGTTTTTATAAAGGATATATTATTTCTTTTAAATTAATAAAAGGCGAAGAAATAGAGTATTTTATAATAATTATAGGCGAAAAATCATTAGGTGATTATACAGATGTAGATACAGAGTTTTTAACTACAGTATCAGGACAAATATCTATAATACTTGAAAATTCATCATATACATATCAAATGGAAGAAAAAAATAAAGAATTAAGTAAAACAAATTTTAATTTAACAGTTTTAAATTATGCTTCAACATTACTTAATAATACTCTTGATTTAAATGAATTAATAAATTATGTTATAGATATATTTTTCGAAATTTATAAAGCAAAAAAATTTATTATATTTAATTTTGATGAAGATAAATCAGAATTTAAATTACATTCAAGTAATGGTTATGTATTTTTAAATGATAATAAAACTTTTTATATTAATGAAAATTTGAAATATAGAATACTTTCAAGTGCAAATATAAAAAATTATAAAGAATTAAAAAATAGTGAAATTATAGAAGGATTAGAAAAAATTATAGAATTAAATGAAAATACATATTTAATACCTTTTGTAAATAAACAACTTATTGTAGGTGCTGCTATAATTGAAAGTGAAGAAAAGATAGATACGGATTTTTATAACACCTTAAAATTACAAATAACAACAGCATTAAATAATTCGAAATTGTATCATTCTGCTATAACAGATGGACTTACTAATTTATATAATCATATCTTTTTTGAAAGACAATTAAAATTAGAAATGTATAAGCATGTAAAAACAAGTCTTTTATTGATAGATGTAGATAATTTTAAAAGATTTAATGATACATATGGACATGTAGCAGGAGATAAAGCATTAAAAACATTAGCTCAAACAATAAAAGCATATATAAGAAAACAAGATATTGCAGCAAGATATGGTGGAGAAGAATTTGTTGTACTTTTTCCAGACACTGAATTAGAAGAAGCTTATGAAATAGCAGAAATAATTCGAAAAGGAGTAGAAGATGTAATTATAGAATATGAAGGTGCAAAACTCAAAATAACTATAAGTATGGGAGTTGGTGAATATAACAAAAGCATGAATATAGATATGTATAAATTTGTTAGTAATGTAGACTCAGCTTTGTATAAGTCAAAAAGAAATGGTAAAAATATGGTAACAAAATATATTAAGGATATTGAATAA
- a CDS encoding HEAT repeat domain-containing protein: MSKYYEFMYVEKLGKNVSKDEKVKAITELGKMKSIVAKDSLIKIAKNENESFSVRESAIHALIEIGDASFLDNFLPLSKIQDEDILELLIYGIKKLKAEEYVKYFKDFIDNENINIKLEIIDTLNIIHTEEAIKLLLKYYNSKEKEIKNLIRLYIQDSKVFLDYIENMSEIELLNILGLIPAEKALVVLKKLISEVTDKNIIKILISSIADLHIKGTGELYEELFDKLEEKEDKIKLIESLENVENNEKNKFLLRLLDNSDRDIRAKALTSFTNIEEEEILEKLKTMLFTENEWWLIKKLVIMLLGKSKNLNIFKQFVLLLSEESDERIIRTLIVELGNLKNEKAIPYIKKYITSNKQDIRKVAIESLAKLGYNEILEDVLKENNVIENIKFETIDILLNYKDERVEKILIEILNKRRYEKPIMERAIKMVEEFQIPFKLFKDFVIDKKVDREIRAKLIVNAVKYDKNSVEKLFMKILETDDEWWMLKKIVLLVVKDMKLYNLIDIVIKYVNNIDERLSKTAKDVAKSFYGALLVEKLKDEDIKNIAEKFMKII, encoded by the coding sequence ATGTCTAAGTATTATGAATTTATGTATGTAGAAAAATTAGGTAAAAATGTTTCAAAAGATGAAAAAGTAAAAGCAATAACAGAATTAGGGAAAATGAAGAGTATAGTAGCTAAAGATAGTTTAATTAAAATAGCTAAAAATGAAAATGAGAGTTTTTCAGTAAGAGAATCAGCAATACACGCACTTATAGAAATAGGAGATGCTAGTTTTTTAGATAATTTTTTGCCATTATCCAAAATACAAGATGAAGATATATTAGAATTATTGATTTATGGAATAAAAAAATTAAAAGCAGAAGAATATGTGAAATATTTTAAAGATTTTATTGATAATGAAAATATAAATATAAAATTAGAAATAATAGATACATTAAATATTATTCATACAGAAGAAGCGATAAAATTACTTTTAAAATATTATAATTCAAAAGAAAAAGAGATAAAAAATTTAATAAGATTATATATTCAAGATTCTAAGGTTTTCTTAGATTATATAGAAAATATGAGTGAAATAGAACTTTTAAATATTCTAGGACTAATTCCAGCAGAAAAAGCTTTAGTAGTATTAAAAAAATTAATATCTGAAGTTACAGATAAGAATATTATTAAAATATTAATTTCAAGTATAGCAGACCTTCATATAAAAGGAACAGGAGAATTATATGAAGAGTTATTTGACAAATTAGAAGAAAAAGAAGATAAAATAAAATTAATAGAATCACTTGAAAATGTAGAAAATAATGAAAAAAACAAATTTTTATTAAGATTATTAGATAATAGTGATAGAGACATTAGAGCAAAGGCATTGACTTCATTTACAAATATAGAAGAAGAAGAGATATTAGAAAAATTAAAAACAATGCTTTTTACTGAAAATGAATGGTGGTTAATAAAAAAACTTGTTATTATGTTATTAGGAAAATCTAAAAATTTAAATATATTTAAACAATTTGTATTGCTATTATCAGAAGAAAGTGATGAAAGAATAATTAGAACTTTAATTGTTGAATTGGGAAACCTAAAAAATGAAAAAGCTATTCCTTATATAAAAAAATATATAACTAGTAATAAACAGGATATAAGGAAAGTAGCAATTGAGTCTTTAGCTAAATTAGGCTATAATGAAATATTAGAAGATGTTTTAAAAGAAAATAATGTAATTGAAAACATAAAATTTGAAACAATTGATATTTTATTAAATTATAAAGATGAAAGAGTAGAAAAAATATTAATAGAAATACTTAATAAAAGAAGATATGAAAAACCTATTATGGAAAGAGCTATAAAAATGGTAGAAGAATTTCAAATACCATTTAAATTATTTAAAGATTTTGTTATAGATAAAAAAGTTGATAGAGAAATAAGAGCAAAACTAATAGTAAATGCTGTAAAATATGATAAAAATAGTGTAGAAAAATTATTTATGAAAATATTAGAAACTGATGATGAATGGTGGATGTTAAAAAAAATAGTTTTATTGGTTGTAAAAGACATGAAATTGTATAACTTAATAGATATAGTTATTAAATATGTAAATAATATAGATGAAAGATTATCAAAAACAGCAAAAGATGTAGCTAAGAGTTTTTATGGTGCGTTATTAGTAGAAAAATTAAAAGACGAAGATATAAAAAATATAGCAGAAAAATTTATGAAAATAATATAA
- the dnaX gene encoding DNA polymerase III subunit gamma/tau: protein MKHVTLYRKYRPTNFDEVAGEKDIIKTIRNSLKRDSLAHAYLFTGPRGVGKTTTARLIAKGVSCLRNGITDTPCNECENCIDINNNNFIDLIEIDAASNRGIEEIRALKEKINYQPVKGRKKIYIIDEVHMLTKEAFNALLKTLEEPPSHVIFILATTEPEKILDTIISRCQRYDFSSLSFSEASEKLLEIAANEKKEIDIESLKLIYKKSSGSMRDAISILEKVISSSIEENIVLESVERILGIIPKEKIEKFITIIKSKNIKEGTVFLDELWNKGYDLEGFFKDLAYYIKDMLVSDNKEFEISEYIKIIEIIFDVLNKFKNEEDKRLLGYIIFYKILSENKTDIKIIREMKETTINKNLQMNTKEISKELVINNNITFEMINEKWKEILNVAYSNKISLKAMLFTAKLYKYSENIIYISFPKESAYHRDMMIRDEYSSILENAIEEVLKIKIKVKYVLLGNNNIKEKTKDDFVEKLIEFFDGEIK from the coding sequence ATGAAGCATGTGACGTTATACAGAAAATATAGACCTACAAATTTTGATGAAGTGGCAGGAGAAAAGGATATTATAAAGACTATAAGAAATTCATTAAAAAGAGATTCGTTAGCACATGCTTATCTTTTTACTGGTCCAAGAGGAGTAGGGAAAACTACAACTGCTAGGCTTATAGCAAAAGGAGTAAGTTGTTTAAGAAATGGTATAACAGATACACCATGTAATGAGTGTGAGAATTGTATAGATATAAATAATAATAATTTTATTGATTTAATAGAGATAGATGCAGCTTCAAATAGAGGGATAGAAGAGATAAGAGCATTAAAAGAAAAAATAAATTATCAACCAGTAAAAGGAAGAAAGAAAATATATATTATAGATGAAGTTCATATGCTTACAAAAGAAGCATTTAATGCACTTTTAAAAACATTAGAAGAGCCACCAAGTCATGTAATATTTATACTAGCAACAACAGAACCAGAAAAAATACTTGATACAATTATATCTAGATGTCAAAGATATGATTTTTCCTCATTATCATTTAGTGAAGCATCAGAAAAATTATTAGAGATAGCGGCAAATGAAAAAAAAGAGATAGATATAGAAAGCTTGAAATTAATATATAAAAAATCTAGTGGAAGTATGAGAGATGCTATCTCTATATTAGAAAAAGTTATATCAAGTAGCATAGAAGAAAATATAGTATTAGAATCAGTTGAAAGAATACTAGGGATTATTCCAAAAGAAAAAATAGAAAAATTTATTACAATTATAAAATCTAAAAATATTAAAGAAGGGACAGTATTTTTAGATGAATTATGGAATAAAGGATATGATTTAGAAGGATTTTTTAAAGATTTAGCATATTATATAAAAGACATGTTAGTGTCCGATAATAAAGAATTTGAAATAAGTGAATATATAAAAATAATAGAAATAATATTTGATGTATTAAATAAATTTAAAAATGAAGAAGATAAAAGGTTATTAGGATATATTATATTTTATAAAATATTGTCAGAGAATAAAACTGATATAAAAATAATTAGAGAAATGAAAGAAACAACAATAAATAAAAATTTACAAATGAATACTAAAGAAATATCAAAAGAACTAGTAATAAATAATAATATTACTTTTGAAATGATAAATGAAAAATGGAAAGAAATACTAAATGTAGCATATTCAAATAAAATTTCATTAAAAGCAATGTTATTTACTGCTAAATTATATAAGTATTCTGAAAATATTATATATATTTCATTTCCTAAAGAATCAGCATATCATAGAGATATGATGATAAGAGATGAGTATTCTTCAATATTAGAAAATGCTATAGAAGAAGTATTAAAGATAAAAATTAAAGTGAAATACGTATTATTAGGGAATAATAATATTAAAGAAAAAACAAAAGATGATTTTGTAGAAAAATTAATAGAGTTTTTTGATGGTGAAATAAAATAG
- a CDS encoding TonB family protein, translating to MYYEKTNNNLFYIVLVFSMVIHLLGIIFLPGFREKEIEKDQEIKTIKAGIISIKDDTKKKSTVPKKIIEKKKIAPPKITKIEKKLEKSPKKKENSKENLKKIPVISVKRKSKRNIDDIKILSTNVDGALTTRKINVEIPTTSVDDTINRDIVVLEKESTQEKVKMIEDLKLDVKAKEVDYINTNTKNIGTKFDINDRVIDTENILELDGTEEEIAMPKNITSQVLEGNGRAIWYEGNELPKYPRKAELKGLNGNVTVIFTVKGAKTIYEGIERKSGESEIDRAVEKVARDWKISIESDNGILVDGKVKIKVDFNF from the coding sequence ATGTATTATGAAAAAACAAATAATAACTTATTTTATATCGTACTTGTTTTTTCTATGGTAATTCATTTATTAGGAATAATTTTTTTACCAGGTTTTAGGGAAAAAGAAATAGAAAAAGATCAAGAAATAAAAACAATAAAAGCTGGGATTATTTCAATAAAAGATGATACAAAGAAAAAAAGTACTGTACCTAAGAAAATAATAGAAAAAAAGAAAATAGCTCCACCTAAAATAACAAAAATAGAAAAAAAACTTGAAAAAAGTCCAAAAAAAAAGGAAAATAGTAAGGAGAACTTAAAAAAAATACCAGTAATATCTGTAAAAAGAAAAAGTAAAAGAAATATAGATGATATAAAGATTTTAAGTACCAATGTAGATGGAGCTTTAACAACAAGAAAAATAAACGTAGAAATACCAACAACGAGTGTAGATGATACTATAAATAGAGATATTGTTGTATTAGAAAAAGAATCTACTCAAGAAAAAGTAAAAATGATTGAAGATTTGAAACTTGATGTAAAAGCAAAAGAAGTAGATTATATAAATACAAATACAAAAAATATAGGAACTAAATTTGATATAAATGATAGGGTTATTGATACAGAAAATATTTTAGAATTAGATGGGACAGAAGAAGAGATAGCTATGCCTAAAAATATAACTTCACAAGTATTAGAAGGAAATGGAAGGGCTATATGGTATGAAGGAAATGAATTGCCTAAATATCCTAGAAAAGCTGAATTAAAAGGATTAAATGGAAATGTTACAGTTATATTTACAGTAAAAGGAGCAAAAACTATTTATGAAGGAATAGAAAGAAAAAGTGGAGAGTCGGAAATAGATAGAGCAGTGGAAAAAGTAGCTAGAGATTGGAAAATTTCAATAGAAAGTGATAATGGAATATTAGTAGATGGGAAAGTAAAAATAAAAGTAGATTTTAATTTTTAG
- a CDS encoding ExbD/TolR family protein → MKIRKIRDRDRKMLTIDLTPLIDVVFLLLIFFMVGTTFIEVNTGIKIELPKSTVKELSKIKEIIILADKNENVQLLINEKNGKRNTVNIKKTDDLKEILAKKLANSENKNIIIKADKSLSHGFIVDIMTKAKDAGALSLDIATENSK, encoded by the coding sequence ATGAAAATAAGAAAAATAAGAGATAGAGATAGAAAAATGCTTACAATAGATTTAACTCCATTAATAGACGTTGTTTTCTTATTATTAATATTTTTTATGGTGGGAACAACTTTTATAGAAGTAAATACAGGAATAAAAATAGAATTACCAAAATCAACAGTAAAAGAACTTTCTAAAATAAAAGAGATAATAATATTAGCTGATAAAAATGAAAATGTACAACTTTTAATAAATGAAAAAAATGGAAAAAGAAATACAGTAAATATAAAAAAAACAGATGATCTTAAAGAAATATTAGCTAAAAAATTAGCTAATAGTGAAAATAAAAATATTATAATTAAAGCTGATAAATCTTTGTCACATGGTTTTATTGTAGATATAATGACTAAAGCAAAAGATGCAGGTGCATTGTCACTAGATATAGCTACTGAAAATAGTAAGTAG
- a CDS encoding MotA/TolQ/ExbB proton channel family protein — protein MLEIFKSGGPLMYLIAALSILGFAVIIERFIYFFVHERGNTDIIKEELKVYIEKRDIERAQELCTLYNNSSIIVLKGILEEVEYAHEINIENLEEKAREIALHRIPSLEKNMWLLGVTATVTPLVGLLGTVSGMIIAFREIAKVGTGNPAVLADGISQALITTAAGLTVAIPAVIFYNFFNRKIEQKINEMEKVSVEVINILRK, from the coding sequence ATGTTAGAGATATTTAAGTCGGGTGGACCATTAATGTATTTAATAGCAGCATTATCAATATTAGGATTTGCTGTAATAATAGAAAGATTTATATATTTTTTTGTACATGAAAGAGGGAATACAGATATAATAAAAGAGGAATTAAAGGTATATATAGAGAAAAGAGATATAGAAAGAGCTCAAGAGTTATGTACTTTATATAATAATTCAAGTATCATTGTATTAAAAGGAATATTAGAAGAAGTAGAGTATGCTCATGAAATAAATATAGAAAATCTAGAAGAAAAGGCAAGAGAAATAGCCTTACATAGAATACCTAGTCTAGAAAAAAATATGTGGTTATTAGGAGTAACAGCTACAGTAACGCCACTTGTAGGATTATTGGGTACAGTATCAGGAATGATAATAGCATTTAGAGAAATAGCTAAAGTTGGGACAGGGAATCCAGCAGTACTTGCAGACGGTATATCACAGGCCTTGATAACGACAGCTGCAGGATTGACAGTTGCTATACCAGCTGTTATATTTTATAATTTTTTTAATAGAAAAATAGAACAAAAAATAAATGAAATGGAAAAAGTATCAGTAGAAGTAATAAATATCTTAAGAAAGTAG
- a CDS encoding TonB-dependent receptor: MNKKILLYLLISSIIFANETKDNEYDISTEVKGELKKVYNVGRDLKDGIKDIDIKDIELKNLNIDTKVDIENLTAETKETALNVNDDLNEINIDDIIENVKNLSNTKKDSNIFYMGIGGYKKLDAFNYGINYTSKYENINYIINLKREVAGEYRTHSDKSTDYFSIDMDMDKYNVKISHELLNQDFEGIKNVGTGTDKKYSNTDFDLKYELKNEAKESIFLGTNMYISESTSTEVLRNFSNYFIKLYGEYEAVINSNQFNHILLTEGGYYIDRFDESGTGVLYVDVNDRFKYDKYKDIDFKATAGLEIANRQHEKSETGLNFGFEGTKPLKNNISVSAFINNINKNSNYRNLVNNFKIADDIIEIVDASNNQTELLTEKNFNIGTGINYIKDSLYLEGKLKINNAKNKIVYQEKSISATENAIEIYNYSSNINWIELLSKATYTKDNYKGEFILDLSTLEKIAYSPKSTIKLNGSYEMGKNMYELSLVNYGKFYTTDAKDTSRYLIKSYNLVNFKYNYKLSPEMKISFNINNLFNNKSEEMKGYTINGRKLMLNFEMQY, translated from the coding sequence TTGAATAAAAAAATATTATTATATTTATTGATAAGTAGTATTATATTTGCAAATGAAACAAAAGATAATGAGTATGATATATCAACCGAGGTAAAAGGAGAATTAAAAAAAGTTTATAATGTTGGTAGAGATTTAAAAGATGGTATAAAGGATATAGATATAAAAGATATAGAATTGAAAAATTTAAATATAGATACAAAAGTAGATATTGAAAATTTAACAGCTGAAACAAAAGAAACGGCATTAAATGTAAATGATGATTTAAACGAAATAAATATTGATGATATAATTGAAAATGTAAAAAATTTATCAAATACTAAAAAAGATAGTAATATTTTTTATATGGGAATAGGAGGTTATAAAAAATTAGATGCATTTAATTATGGAATTAATTATACAAGTAAATATGAAAATATAAATTATATAATAAACTTAAAGAGAGAAGTTGCTGGAGAATATAGAACTCATAGTGATAAGAGTACTGATTATTTTAGTATAGATATGGATATGGATAAATATAATGTGAAAATATCTCATGAGTTATTAAATCAAGATTTTGAAGGAATTAAAAATGTAGGGACAGGAACTGATAAAAAATATAGTAATACTGATTTTGATTTAAAATATGAATTAAAAAATGAGGCAAAAGAGTCTATATTTTTAGGGACGAATATGTATATAAGTGAATCTACTTCGACAGAAGTTTTAAGAAATTTTAGTAACTATTTTATAAAATTATATGGAGAATACGAAGCTGTTATTAATAGTAATCAATTTAATCATATTTTATTAACTGAAGGAGGATACTATATAGATAGATTTGATGAGTCGGGAACAGGTGTGTTGTATGTTGATGTAAATGATAGATTTAAATATGATAAATATAAAGATATAGATTTTAAAGCAACTGCAGGGCTTGAAATAGCAAATAGGCAACATGAAAAAAGTGAAACAGGCTTGAATTTTGGATTTGAAGGGACAAAACCATTAAAAAATAATATTAGTGTTTCAGCATTTATTAATAATATAAATAAAAATAGTAATTATAGAAATTTAGTAAATAATTTTAAAATAGCAGATGATATTATAGAAATAGTAGATGCAAGTAATAATCAAACAGAACTTTTAACAGAAAAAAACTTTAACATAGGAACGGGAATTAATTATATAAAAGATTCTCTTTATTTAGAAGGAAAATTAAAAATAAATAATGCAAAAAATAAAATAGTATATCAAGAAAAATCGATATCAGCAACAGAAAATGCGATAGAGATATATAATTATAGTTCAAATATTAATTGGATAGAACTACTTTCAAAAGCTACATATACAAAGGATAATTATAAAGGAGAATTTATACTTGATTTATCGACTCTTGAAAAAATAGCTTATTCACCAAAATCAACTATAAAATTAAATGGTAGTTATGAAATGGGGAAAAATATGTATGAGTTATCACTTGTAAATTATGGTAAGTTTTATACAACCGATGCTAAGGACACAAGTAGATATTTAATAAAATCATATAATTTAGTAAACTTTAAATATAATTATAAATTATCACCAGAGATGAAAATTAGTTTTAATATAAATAATTTATTTAATAATAAGAGTGAAGAAATGAAAGGGTATACTATAAACGGAAGAAAACTTATGTTGAATTTTGAGATGCAATACTAA